Within Actinosynnema pretiosum, the genomic segment CGCCACGACCTCCTCGGTGGTGAAGTCGAGCTCGCCGGTGCTGTTCTGGGTGAGCGCGCCGATCCGCCGGGCGCGGTCGCGGGCGGACAGGGCGTCCAGGTCCGCGCCGCCGACGCGCACGACGCCGCGGGTGGGGCGCAGCGCCCGGTAGACGCAGCGCAGCACGGTGGACTTGCCGGAACCGTTGGGGCCCACCAGACCCACGACGGTCCCCGGTTCGACGTCGAAGGTGATCGCGTCGACGATGGCGCGGCCGGACAGCTCGACGGTGAGGGACTCGACGCCCAGGTCCACGGTCACCGCCCCCCGAACAGGTAGCCGCGGCGGCGCATCAGCGCGAGGAACACCGGGACGCCGATGAGCGCGGTGAGCACGCCGAGGGGCAGTTCGCGCGGGGCGACGAGGACGCGGGAGGCCAGGTCGACCCAGACCATGAAGACCGCGCCGAGCAGCGGGGCGATCAGCAGCACCCTGGAGTGGCCCGCGCCGATCGCGATGCGCACCAGGTGCGGGACGACCAGGCCGACGAAGCCGATGGCCCCGCTGGTGGCGACCATCGCGCCGGTGGCCAGCGCGGTGATCGCGAACAGGCGGGTGCGGACGCGGTCCGCGTCGACGCCGAGGGAGGCGGCGCTCTCGTCGCCGAAGGAGAGCACGTCCAGCGCGCGGCTCATCCGGTGCAGCACGACCAGCGCGCCGAGGACGACGACGGCGACGACCGGCAGCGCGCCCCAGGTGGCGGCGCCGAAGCTGCCCATCGTCCAGTACAGGACGGTGCTGGTGGCCTCGCTGTCCGGGGTGAAGTAGACGATGACGCTCATCAGGGCCTCGAAGCCGAAGGCGAGCGCGACGCCGGTGAGCACCAGGCGCAGCGGGGTGACGCCCGCGGCGGTGCGGGAGGCGAGGTGGACCAGGGCGGTGGCGGTGAGGGCGCCGAGGAAAGCGCCCGCCGACACGGCGTAGATGCCGAGGGCGGAGAGGGCGCCGGTGACGGTGACGGCGACGGCGCCCACCGAGGCGCCGGAGGAGACGCCGAGGATGAACGGGTCGGCGAGCGCGTTGCGCACCATGGCCTGCACGGCGACGCCGACGCTGCTCAGGCCCGCGCCGACGACGGCGGCGAGCAGGACGCGCGGGGTCCGGACCTGCCAGACGATCTGGTAGGGCGTCAGGTCGGCGGCGGGGAGGCTGCCGCCGGTCAGCGCGGCCCAGAGGTAGCGGGTGGTGTCGCCGAAGGGGATCGTCGCGGAGCCGAGGCTGATGGCGGCGATGGTGGAGCCGAGCAGGGCCAGCGCGAGCAGGACGGCGGCGGCGACCGGGGAGCGCCCTCTCCCCGCTCTTTTGGTAGTGATTTTCATTGGCAGGAAAGTAGCACGGTCGGGCGACGTCCCAGCCCGGAAACCCATGCGGAGCAACGAATACGAGTGGCCGGGTCGGCGCGCCGGCCGGACACTCGGGGACGCCGGGCCGGTCGGGAGGGGTGGCGCATGGGGTTGCGGGAGGTCTTCGACGCGACGCGGGACGAGTTCACCGCGCTGGCGCCGGTGGTGTGGGACCGGCTCGGCCGGGCGGTGGTGGACCTGGGCGAGCCCGCGCCCGGCGAGCACGTGCTCGACGCGTGCTGCGGGATCGGGTCCTCGGCGGTGCCCGCGGCGCGCGCGGTGGGGCCGGGCGGGTCGGTGGACGCGGTCGACCTCTCCCCCGAGCTGCTCGGCGTCGGGCGGCGGCGCGCGGCCGGGCTGGGGAACGTCCGGTTCGCGCAGGCGGACGTGACCGCGTGGCCGGGGCGCGACGGCGGGTACGACCTGGTGCAGTGCGCGTTCGGGGTGTTCTTCCTGCCGGACATGGACGACGCGGCGCGCGGGCTGGTCCGGCTGCTGCGGCCGGGCGGGCGGTTCGTGGTGGCGGTGTGGCGCTCCGGCGCGCTGGAGGAGTTCGGGGCGGCCTACCGGGACGTGGTGGCGCGGGTCGCGGACGGGCCCGGCGCGCGGGGGCAGGCGCCGCAGCGGTCGGAGGCGGGGCGGATCAACACCGAGGACTCGCTCGGGACCTGGCTGTGGTCGGTCGGGTGCGCCGACGTGCGGGTCCGGACGCGCGAACTGCGCGAGCCGGTGAGCGACGAGCTGGCGTGGAACCTGGTGCTGGGCAGCGGTTTCCGCAGCTCGCTGGACGGCCTGGACGCGGCCGGGGTCGAGCGGGTCCGGGTGGGGCTGCTGGCGGAGCTGGCCGGGCGCGGGGTGAGGGAGGTCGACTTCTCCGCCGTGCTCGGGGTGGGGACGCGCGCCGACTGACCCGCGCCGCGGGCCTCATCCGGCCAGGTCCGACCGCTCCCCAGCGGCAGCACGTGCACGCGTTCCCCGGCGGCGCGGGGCGTCGAGCACCGCGCCGTTCACCGGGGGAACGCGGCGTCGACCGGGGCGAACCGGCGGGCCACCAGCCACCGGTGGCCGTGGAACGCGGCGCCTCCGCCGTGGCAGCCCCACTGCCTCTCGCCCTCCACGACCCGGTTCAGCCGCGGGTCGCCGAAGCTCGTCTACGGCCGGGACGGCGGTGACCAGGAACGGGCCCAGGTCGTGCTCGGACCAGGTGTCCGCGGTGCGCGGCGAGTCCGTGGTGACGCAGCTCGCGCCCGGCCAGCAAACCGTGGTGTTGTCCACGTCGTCACCGTGGTCGGGGCCGGGCACAGGACCGGGGAGCGTCCTGGGGCGCGCCGCCGAAATCGCACCTGGGAGGGGCTGGACGGGATCACCACCGGGCGGCTCGCCGAGGAGCTGGTGGCGGATAGGTCCGGGGCGCACAAGCACTTCGACACCGAGGAGGCGCCCCAGATCTCCACCCTGGACAAGGCGTTCCCGGACTTCTCGCACCGGATGGTCGAGCCCGCGCTGCGCGCCAACTCAGTGGGGCACCCGGCGGAACCGCTGCTGCCGGGCGGGCGCCTGGCGACGGCGGCGCTGAGCGTGTCCGACGGGCGACCGGGCACGGTGCGCGGCGCGGTGGCCGAGGTGTGGTCGCGCAGGCGGGGGCGGCTGAGGACTGGGCTGCGTCGATCTGGGCGGTCATCGGGCTTCTCCTGCAGACGCGGTGGTCGGCGCGGAGACGAGATCCCCGAGCCAGTCGCGCAACAGCGCGGCCTCGGAGGCCCGCAAGGTCCCGACGGGCAGGGCGTCGCGCAGCCGCGCGGCGGTGTCGGTCAGGCCGGGGCCGACCGGCGCGTCGGCGCAGGCGCGCACGGGCCCGAGCAGCGCGCCGGCCACGGCCTCGGGCACCACGACGACGGCCGGGTCGCCCAAGGGCGCGCCGGTGCGGATGAGGTGCAGCGCGACCCCGACGGCGGCGGCCTCGCGGGTGGAGGCGGCGACGTCGACGGGCAGCCGCAGCCGCCCGGTGTCGTGAAGGGCTTGGAGCATCGCGACGAGGTCGGCGCGCGCCCTGGCGGCGGCGTGCTCGGAGCTCGCGAGCGGGCGGCCGTACATGACGTTGCAGAGGGCTGGGTTGGCGGTGGCGAACCCGATGTGCCGGTCCCCCCTACCGGAAGTCGGTGACCACGTCACCGGTGGGCGGCAGCGCGCGCTTGTCGGCGAGGTACCGCTCGAACCCGTCGACGACGACGGCGAGCAACAACCCGCCCTTGTCCCCGAAGTGGTGGTACAGCGTGGACGGCTTGACCCCGGCGGCCTCGCACACCTCACGCGTGGACACGGCCTCGCGAGTGGAGGCGGCGAGGAGCGCGGCTGCAGCGTTCAGCAGGCGTGTTCGGGCGGAGAGCTCAGGGATGGACCCGACTAAACCGGTGTGCCCATTTCCGAATAAACCGCATTTCAGCGTTGACTCCAACACTCGGTGACGCACCGTTTTCGTTTCTCCACCTCAGTGAGAAAAGATTTCTCGAAAGTGTGAAAAATACCCCCGAATGGGGTGCTGACCTGCCAAGAAAACCTCAAGCAGACTCATTGGCTCGCCAGCGCTCTGCGAGCTCGGCACCCGTGCCGATCGCAGCGTTCGAAGGGGGAAGAGCAGGTGGCGATGGAAAACGACCACGCCCGGATCGCGCTCGTCCGGGCCAAGGCCGAGTCCTGGGCCGACGACCTGGTGGACTTCGGGCCGAACAACACACTCCTGCACTACCGCGACAGCAAGGCGTGGAGCCTCGACCTCGTGGGAGGCAGCCCTGAAGGCGTGGAACAGTTGCTGTCCGGGCGCAGGACCAGACTGGACTCGCTGGTGGACGGCGCGGCGCACGCGTCCGCCTGCCAGCGCGCACGCAACCTGCGGCGAAGGATGCTGACCTTCCAGGAGGAGCAGGGCATCGACCTGGGCAAGCTCGCCCACGGCCTGTTCCTGCTGGAACCGACGTCCACGAAGGGAACGGCCCCGGTCAAGCCCTTGCGGGCGCCCCTGGTCCTCCAGCCGCTCACGATCACGCCCCGCACCGCGGCGGAGACCGACTACGTCCTCCAACTGGTGGGCGCGCCCGAGGTCAACCCCGTGCTGCTGTACGCGCTCAACCGGCAGCACGGCGTCGACCTCGACGTCGAGCAGCTCACCGACCACCTGAACGACGTGCTCGCGGAGAACGAGGACCGTCGGGCGCACGCCGGACTCGTGCACGATGCGCTGAGCTCCCTGGTGACCAGGCACGGGCGCGCCGCCGAGTTCGAGGACCGGCTGTTCGCGAGCACGTTCAGCTTCGACAAGCTGCCCGTGGTGCGGGAGCTCAAGGAGTGCGCGGAGCTGCTCGCGGCCCACGACGTCATCGCCGCGGCGGCGGGGCACGAGCCCGCGAAGCGCCTGCTCCGCGACACGGCGGGCGGTCACCACCCGGTCGGGCCGGACGCGGTCGCCGTCCGGGACGAGTTCCTGGTGCTGGACGCGGACTCGTCCCAGCAGCACGCGGTCAACGCGGTGCTGGGCGGGCAGCACGTCGTGGTCCAGGGTCCTCCGGGGACCGGCAAGAGCCAGACGATCG encodes:
- a CDS encoding FecCD family ABC transporter permease; amino-acid sequence: MKITTKRAGRGRSPVAAAVLLALALLGSTIAAISLGSATIPFGDTTRYLWAALTGGSLPAADLTPYQIVWQVRTPRVLLAAVVGAGLSSVGVAVQAMVRNALADPFILGVSSGASVGAVAVTVTGALSALGIYAVSAGAFLGALTATALVHLASRTAAGVTPLRLVLTGVALAFGFEALMSVIVYFTPDSEATSTVLYWTMGSFGAATWGALPVVAVVVLGALVVLHRMSRALDVLSFGDESAASLGVDADRVRTRLFAITALATGAMVATSGAIGFVGLVVPHLVRIAIGAGHSRVLLIAPLLGAVFMVWVDLASRVLVAPRELPLGVLTALIGVPVFLALMRRRGYLFGGR
- a CDS encoding class I SAM-dependent methyltransferase, whose product is MGLREVFDATRDEFTALAPVVWDRLGRAVVDLGEPAPGEHVLDACCGIGSSAVPAARAVGPGGSVDAVDLSPELLGVGRRRAAGLGNVRFAQADVTAWPGRDGGYDLVQCAFGVFFLPDMDDAARGLVRLLRPGGRFVVAVWRSGALEEFGAAYRDVVARVADGPGARGQAPQRSEAGRINTEDSLGTWLWSVGCADVRVRTRELREPVSDELAWNLVLGSGFRSSLDGLDAAGVERVRVGLLAELAGRGVREVDFSAVLGVGTRAD
- a CDS encoding TetR/AcrR family transcriptional regulator, producing the protein MRHRVLESTLKCGLFGNGHTGLVGSIPELSARTRLLNAAAALLAASTREAVSTREVCEAAGVKPSTLYHHFGDKGGLLLAVVVDGFERYLADKRALPPTGDVVTDFR